The genome window CCTGATCATCGGTCGGCCATCGGACGAGCACGCCAGCCCGTATTATTCGTTTGCCGGAGCGGGGGTGCTTTCCTAGCGTTCCACAGGCAGGCCGGCGGTTTGCCAGGCGTTGAAGCCTTTTCCTAGACAAACGGCTCCGCTGCCATCGTTATGGAAGCAAGCAAAAAGACCTATGATCAAATCATTATCAACCTGGTGCGCGTGTGCGCTGATGGGCCTGTCCGTCGGGCAAGCGAAGGACGTGGCTGAATCCGAAACCGCCACCTGGCTCGATGCCGTCCTGGCGGGGAAAGAGGCAGCGTTACCTGCGGAAACCACCCCGCTGAAGGCCACCGAAGTGAAGGCGGTGCAGACCGAACTCTGGAAAGCCTACACCGGGGCGGCCAAACGCGCAGGATGGGACAAGCAGCTCCTGCCTGTGCCGGAAACCATCGAAAAAATGACCGAGGGCGGGAAAAAACCCAGGCTCCAGGCCGGCAAACTGGTATCCGGCGACAAAACCATGCCCTACCTCTTCATGGCAAAAGGCAAGAAACCCGCCGCAGGCTGGCCGATGTTCATCTGCCTCCACGGCGGTGGCCAGCACAACGTCAAGGAAGCCCACGGCTGGGATGTGAACGACCGCGAGTGGCAGGCCCAGATGAGCCTCACCGCCATGGTCTACAAGCCGGACGGCCTCTATTTCATCCCGCGTATGGCGGACGACCGCCTGGGCCGCTGGTGGCACAAACACAATACCGACATCTTTTCCCGCGTGATCCGCCGCGCCATTCTTTTCAACGACGTGGACCCCAACCGCATCTACATCATGGGTATTTCCCAGGGTGGTTACGGAAGCTGCCACCTGGCGCCCTACATGGCGGACCTTTTTGCCGCGGCCGGCCCGATGGCGGGTGGTATGATGACCGTCACGGAAAACCTCAGGAACCTGCCGCTTCGCTCCGACATCGGCGAGAAGGACACCATGTTCGACCGCATCAAGTACGCCAAGCAACTGCACGCGGCCATCGACGCCCACAAGGCCAGGGACCCCAAGGGATACGAAAATGTGCTGGCCATCCAGGAAGGCCGCGGCCACGGGATCGACTACGGTTTGTCCCCCAGCTGGCTCGCCACCCACAGCCGCAACCCGGACCCGGAGAGGGTCGTCTGGCGCTGCCATGAAAAAGACGGTATCTACCGCGACAGTTTTTACTGGATCTCCCTCACCGACACGCCGGAAACCGGTGAGTTCGAGATTGTGGCCGCCCTGGACAAGGCGAAGAACCTCGTCACCATCACCGCCGGGGAAATGATCCCTGCAAAGGAAAAGGGCGCCAAGCCACTCCGCAAACCCCTCAGCTCGTCCCGGATCGTGGTCAACCTGAACGATGCCATGCTGGACCTTGACAAGGAGGTCACCATCGAGCTCAACGGCAAACAGGTGTTCAATGGCATGGTGCAGCGGACACGCGCCAACATCCTGCGCAACATCGCCAGACGCGGCGACATCAACTACGCCTTCCCCGCCTCCGTCACTGTGGGCGCAATGGTAAAATAATTCCCCTGTTAGGAAAATATCATGGCAATGTGAGGCCCGGCGTGGTCGTATATTCACCAGCATACGACCATGAAAAGTTTAACCATCTATTTAACGACTCTTCTCTCGGGTCTCACGATGCTTCCCTCCGGGGCAGCGGGCGACCCCAAGGGAGCGCAAGCTTCGAAAAGACCCAACATCGTCTTCATCCTCGCCGACGACCTCGGCTATGGGGAGCTTGGTTGTTACGGGCAGGAAAAAATCAAGACCCCGCACGTCGACCAGCTCTGCAAGGAGGGCATGAAGTTCACCCAGCACTACACCGGAGCCCCTGTCTGTGCCCCGGCCCGCTGTGTGCTGATGACCGGCAAGCACCTCGCCCACGCCGAGATCCGCGGCAACAAGGACTCGGGAAACGGGAAGAAATTCCCCGGCCAGTGGCCGATTACCGACCAGGCGCTGACCATCGCTGAAGTTTTGCAAGCAGCCGGTTACACGACCGGTGCTTTTGGAAAATGGGGTCTTGGTCCCGCAGGCTCCAGTGGCGACCCTAACAAACAGGGCTTCGACCGCTATTACGGCTTTATTTGCCAGCGCAACGCCCACAGTTATTACCCGCCCTATCTGGACAGTGATGGCAAGGAAATCACCATCAACAAAAACCCGGTTCCCGGTCACCAGAAAAAGCCGACGGGTGAAATCATCGCCGACGACTACCGCGCCGAGAACTACGCCGGCGATCTGGTGCTGGCCGAAGCGCTCAAGTTCATCGACGCCAACAAGGACCGTCCCTTTTTCCTCTACCTTCCGTTTATCGAACCCCACGTCTCCATGCATCCGCCGCAGGAATGGGTCGACCGTTATCCCAAAGAGTGGGATAAAAAACCCTACCGGGGCACACGCGGATACATTCCCCACCCACGCCCACGGGCAGGTTATGCCGCGATGATCTCCGATCTCGATGAGCATGTTGGTGCTGTCATGGACCGACTGAAAAAGTATCACCTGGAGAAAAACACCCTCGTCATTTTCACCTCCGACAACGGCGCTACCCATGATGTCGGCGGGGTGGACACCACCTTTTTCAACTCCGTGGCAGGTCTGCGCGGACTCAAGGGCAGTTGCTACGAAGGTGGAATCCGGGTTCCCTGCATCGTGCGGTGGCCTGGCCAGGTCGCCGCCGGAAGCAGCACCGACGCCGCCAGCTATTTCCCCGACTGGTTTCCTACCCTTGCAGAAATCGGCGGGGGCAGGATGCCTGCTGAAAAAACCGACGGTGTCAGCCTGACAGAACTCATCAAGGGCGGGGAAATGCCCAAGCGTCACGAGCCGATGATCTGGGATTTCCACGACTACGGCGGTATCATCGCGATTCGTGAAGGAAAATGGAAAGCGCTCCGCCGCGGGCTGTTAGCGAAAAAAGGTCCGGGTAACTGGGAGCTTTACGATATTGATGCTGATCCAAACGAAAAAAGCAACCTCGCCAACAGCCATCCCGAGGTGGTGCAGCGTCTGGAAAAAATCTGGCTCAAGACCCGCATCCCCGAGCCAGACTTCCCCGTCCCGCTAATCGACAAAAAGTAGGACTAAAGTAGGACAGCTTTGCAAGCTGTCGGCAGGATGAGAGCAAAGGATCAGTGACATGGCCAGCCGACAGCTTGCAAAGCTGTCCTACCGCCGGAATTCCACCCCGCCTCCCGGAAGTGAGCCTAGATGGTAAACCGGGGAGTTTTCCCTCCCCGAATACCGTGGTATAAAAAAATCAAAAAAACCCTTGACCTGGTGGTTTTTTTATTTAGGAACGACACTACAGGTTCGGATTGTGTTGCGTGTGATGGCATGCATCTGAGAACCACAAGCCAAACCAATAACAAGCCAAACCAATATGATGAAAAAAACAACACATACCCATTTGTTCACCCTGGCCGCGAGCTTCTCCCTTGCCGTGGCCGCCCAGGGTGCCGTTCTCTACACGGCCGATTTTACAGACGGCCTCAACCCTTTTAATGGAGGGTCGGTGTCCGGCGGCCAATACTCTACTGCTGACCAGTATAACGCGCAGGTTGTCACGCCCAATCCTGGCGTTCCGGGGGGCGATGTCATCACCTTGGAGTTTGATGTCACCTATCAGGCGGATGGAAGCCCCAACTTTTACGGGGGCTTGGAGAACGACACCAGCCGCACTAACTTCGTCCCCGGCCAAATAGGGATACAAAACTCCGATTGGAGACTGCGCGATTTTACGGGTGCGTCGACGCTTGTCGCCCATGGCCTGACCACGGGTGGTACGAACCGCACGGATCGTTTCCGGCTTGTCTATGATTTCACTGCTGGCACGATGGCTGCGTCATTCGACGATGGTGCCGACGGCTCGGGCTGGGCTGCCATTACCACCATCAATACGAACTTCACAGGAGATGAGTCCAATGTGACAGGTGTGTATCTGCGCGGAGGTTCTGGAACGGCTGTGTTTGACAAC of Akkermansiaceae bacterium contains these proteins:
- a CDS encoding arylsulfatase; this encodes MLPSGAAGDPKGAQASKRPNIVFILADDLGYGELGCYGQEKIKTPHVDQLCKEGMKFTQHYTGAPVCAPARCVLMTGKHLAHAEIRGNKDSGNGKKFPGQWPITDQALTIAEVLQAAGYTTGAFGKWGLGPAGSSGDPNKQGFDRYYGFICQRNAHSYYPPYLDSDGKEITINKNPVPGHQKKPTGEIIADDYRAENYAGDLVLAEALKFIDANKDRPFFLYLPFIEPHVSMHPPQEWVDRYPKEWDKKPYRGTRGYIPHPRPRAGYAAMISDLDEHVGAVMDRLKKYHLEKNTLVIFTSDNGATHDVGGVDTTFFNSVAGLRGLKGSCYEGGIRVPCIVRWPGQVAAGSSTDAASYFPDWFPTLAEIGGGRMPAEKTDGVSLTELIKGGEMPKRHEPMIWDFHDYGGIIAIREGKWKALRRGLLAKKGPGNWELYDIDADPNEKSNLANSHPEVVQRLEKIWLKTRIPEPDFPVPLIDKK
- a CDS encoding PEP-CTERM sorting domain-containing protein, with product MKKTTHTHLFTLAASFSLAVAAQGAVLYTADFTDGLNPFNGGSVSGGQYSTADQYNAQVVTPNPGVPGGDVITLEFDVTYQADGSPNFYGGLENDTSRTNFVPGQIGIQNSDWRLRDFTGASTLVAHGLTTGGTNRTDRFRLVYDFTAGTMAASFDDGADGSGWAAITTINTNFTGDESNVTGVYLRGGSGTAVFDNLLVFDNTVVPEPASGTLLLLAGAFLMRRRR